A genomic region of Methanosarcina thermophila TM-1 contains the following coding sequences:
- the htpX gene encoding zinc metalloprotease HtpX — MKNILKTTVLLAALTGLMIVIGRVIGGPTGMIIAFIFAIIMNFGSYWYSDKIVLKMYGAREVSPAEAPNLHRIVDGLVMRAGLPKPKVCIIESGMPNAFATGRNPQNAAVAVTTGILQLLSYEEMEGVLAHELAHVKNRDTLISAIAATLAGVITMLANWAQWAAIFGGFGNRDDENGGGIIGLIAMAILAPLAATLIQLAISRSREFAADAEGASICRKPWALANALEKLEYGNAHYRPSISDVQAKESSAHMFIVNPLKGGAIQSLFRTHPVTEERVRRLRAMRI; from the coding sequence ATGAAGAACATTCTTAAAACTACAGTTTTGCTTGCCGCCCTTACTGGTCTCATGATTGTGATAGGAAGGGTCATTGGGGGACCGACTGGAATGATTATTGCTTTTATTTTTGCAATAATCATGAACTTCGGAAGCTACTGGTACAGCGACAAAATTGTACTCAAAATGTACGGGGCAAGGGAAGTTTCCCCAGCGGAAGCTCCGAACCTGCACAGGATTGTCGATGGGCTCGTTATGAGAGCAGGGTTACCAAAGCCTAAAGTATGTATCATAGAATCCGGAATGCCGAATGCCTTTGCAACCGGCAGAAATCCACAGAATGCGGCTGTGGCTGTTACAACCGGGATTCTTCAGTTGCTCTCTTATGAAGAAATGGAAGGTGTGCTGGCACACGAACTTGCACATGTGAAAAATAGGGATACCCTGATAAGTGCTATAGCTGCAACCCTTGCAGGTGTTATCACAATGCTTGCCAACTGGGCTCAGTGGGCTGCAATCTTTGGTGGTTTTGGGAACAGGGATGATGAAAATGGCGGTGGGATAATAGGTCTTATCGCTATGGCAATTTTAGCACCTCTCGCTGCAACCCTGATTCAGCTTGCAATCTCAAGGTCAAGAGAATTTGCAGCCGATGCAGAGGGGGCCAGCATTTGCAGAAAACCCTGGGCACTTGCCAATGCCCTTGAGAAGCTTGAATATGGGAATGCCCATTACAGGCCTAGCATTTCAGACGTGCAGGCAAAGGAAAGCAGCGCTCATATGTTTATTGTCAACCCATTAAAAGGCGGAGCGATTCAGTCTCTCTTCAGAACTCACCCTGTAACCGAAGAAAGGGTTAGGCGCCTGAGAGCAATGAGGATCTGA
- the gatB gene encoding Asp-tRNA(Asn)/Glu-tRNA(Gln) amidotransferase subunit GatB, with product MVYENPDGVKIGLEIHIQLNKLKTKMFCGCSTDYHNAAPNTHTCPVCLGLPGALPVLNKKAVEAAIKVGLALEGEIAEETQFHRKNYFYPDLPKGFQITQYDFPIVSRGKIVIEGEDGEHTVGITRAHMEEDPGKLVHIGSIERSKGVLIDYNRSGIPLIEAVTEPDMRSPKEARRFLDKFRNILEYLDVFDGNLEGAMRVDANVSIHGGTRVEIKNISSHKGVERALLYEIMRQKNVIRRGGKVVQETRHYDEGRGVTLSMRTKEEAEDYRYFREPDLMPIRVTDWIPAIKETLPELPDVKRSRFMEQYGITDMHARSLTSKIMLADFYEGVCAKGVDPKLAATWTADVFLGELNYRDLAISSYDGEKIGFIHAKDPRIKKSFKVSDMVELVNLFAEGKISDRAAVEVIRNMLDTKEEKTPSQIIEEKGLFKAEDDLVTKAVAEVIAENEAAVQDYLGGTEKSLNFLVGQVMKKTKGTADAKIARELIIKELKG from the coding sequence ATGGTCTATGAGAACCCTGATGGGGTAAAAATTGGGCTTGAGATCCATATTCAACTGAACAAACTTAAGACCAAGATGTTCTGCGGCTGCTCTACGGACTATCACAATGCAGCTCCCAATACTCACACCTGCCCTGTTTGCCTGGGTCTCCCGGGAGCGCTTCCTGTACTTAACAAAAAAGCAGTGGAAGCTGCAATTAAAGTGGGGCTTGCCCTCGAAGGGGAGATCGCAGAAGAGACGCAGTTCCACAGGAAGAACTACTTTTACCCTGACCTTCCCAAAGGTTTCCAGATTACGCAGTATGATTTCCCAATCGTAAGCAGAGGAAAAATCGTAATTGAAGGTGAAGACGGGGAACATACGGTAGGGATCACAAGAGCCCATATGGAAGAAGATCCTGGAAAGCTTGTGCACATAGGAAGCATAGAGCGATCAAAGGGTGTCCTTATAGATTACAACAGATCAGGTATTCCCTTAATTGAGGCTGTTACAGAACCCGACATGCGCAGTCCCAAAGAGGCAAGAAGGTTCCTTGACAAATTCAGAAATATCCTTGAGTATCTTGATGTGTTTGACGGCAACCTGGAAGGCGCAATGCGTGTGGATGCAAATGTCTCTATCCATGGGGGTACCCGTGTTGAGATTAAGAATATCTCCTCTCATAAAGGAGTTGAAAGAGCCCTTCTTTATGAGATTATGCGCCAGAAGAATGTGATCAGGCGTGGAGGAAAAGTTGTACAGGAGACTAGGCACTATGATGAGGGCAGGGGCGTTACGCTCTCAATGAGGACAAAAGAAGAAGCTGAAGACTATCGCTACTTCCGCGAACCCGACCTCATGCCTATTCGTGTTACAGACTGGATTCCTGCGATTAAAGAGACTTTGCCTGAACTTCCGGATGTCAAACGCTCCCGTTTCATGGAGCAGTATGGAATTACAGATATGCACGCACGGTCTCTTACATCAAAGATTATGCTTGCTGACTTCTATGAAGGGGTCTGTGCAAAAGGTGTGGATCCAAAGCTTGCAGCCACCTGGACGGCTGACGTATTCCTAGGGGAGTTAAACTACCGTGATCTTGCAATCTCTTCTTATGATGGAGAGAAGATAGGTTTCATCCATGCAAAAGATCCGAGAATAAAGAAGTCCTTTAAAGTTTCGGATATGGTAGAACTGGTTAACCTCTTTGCCGAAGGTAAAATCAGTGACAGGGCTGCAGTTGAAGTTATTCGAAACATGCTGGACACTAAAGAGGAAAAAACCCCATCCCAGATTATCGAAGAAAAGGGTCTTTTCAAAGCCGAAGACGATCTGGTGACTAAAGCTGTTGCCGAAGTAATCGCTGAAAATGAAGCTGCTGTACAGGACTATCTTGGAGGCACGGAGAAATCCCTGAACTTCCTTGTGGGACAGGTCATGAAAAAGACAAAAGGCACGGCAGACGCAAAAATCGCACGCGAACTGATAATCAAAGAACTGAAAGGGTAA
- the gatA gene encoding Asp-tRNA(Asn)/Glu-tRNA(Gln) amidotransferase subunit GatA, protein MAKWMSVAQVKEKIKESSAEEVTAHYLETIRKSKINGYITVSDKALEQAKRTDSEGHNGPLAGVPIAIKDNISVAGLPNSCGSKILEGYVPPFNAHVVEKLLKAGAVILGKTNMDEFAMGSSTETSYYGPTANPWDLERVPGGSSGGSAAVVAAGEAPFSLGSDTGGSVRCPAAFCGVVGLKPTYGVISRYGLVAYANSLEQIGPIANNVTDIAVLMDVIAGYDHRDSTSIDRNTEYQKALVDNVKGLKIGVPKEFFGEGIHPDIEKAVWNAIHKFESLGATWEEVSMPNIKYALASYYIIAMSEASSNLARFDGTRYGFRESGENWHAMVSKTRAEGFGSEVKRRILLGTYALSAGYHDKYYLKALKVRTLVKQDFDSVLSKFDVLMAPTMPTPAFKIGEKIEDPLTLYLSDVNTCPINLAGVPSISVPCGFTDGLPIGLQIIGRPFDEPTVLRAAYTFEQNTDYHTKRPPEVA, encoded by the coding sequence ATGGCAAAATGGATGAGTGTTGCACAGGTTAAAGAGAAAATCAAAGAAAGCTCAGCCGAAGAAGTAACAGCTCACTACCTTGAAACTATAAGAAAGAGCAAAATTAATGGTTATATAACGGTATCTGACAAAGCCCTTGAGCAGGCAAAAAGAACTGATAGCGAAGGACACAATGGTCCTCTTGCAGGTGTGCCAATTGCGATAAAGGATAATATTTCCGTAGCCGGCTTGCCAAATAGCTGCGGTTCGAAGATTCTTGAGGGGTATGTCCCTCCATTCAATGCTCATGTTGTCGAAAAGCTCCTTAAAGCGGGAGCAGTAATCCTCGGAAAAACCAACATGGATGAGTTTGCAATGGGCTCTTCTACGGAAACCAGTTACTATGGGCCAACTGCAAACCCCTGGGACCTTGAAAGAGTGCCGGGTGGGTCTTCCGGAGGCAGTGCAGCAGTCGTTGCAGCAGGAGAAGCTCCTTTCTCCCTTGGTTCGGATACAGGCGGATCCGTGCGCTGTCCTGCAGCTTTCTGCGGGGTTGTTGGGCTTAAACCTACATACGGAGTCATTTCCAGATATGGACTAGTGGCTTACGCAAATTCTCTTGAGCAGATAGGACCTATTGCAAATAATGTAACAGATATTGCTGTCCTTATGGATGTCATAGCTGGCTACGACCACAGGGATTCTACTTCCATTGACCGTAATACTGAATACCAGAAAGCCCTTGTCGACAATGTAAAAGGGCTTAAGATCGGGGTACCGAAGGAATTTTTCGGAGAAGGCATACATCCAGATATTGAAAAAGCCGTATGGAATGCCATACACAAGTTTGAAAGTCTCGGAGCGACATGGGAAGAGGTTTCCATGCCGAATATAAAGTATGCCCTTGCTTCATATTACATCATTGCAATGAGTGAAGCCTCTTCAAACCTTGCCCGCTTCGACGGAACAAGATACGGGTTTAGAGAAAGTGGCGAAAACTGGCATGCGATGGTTTCAAAAACAAGAGCTGAGGGTTTCGGTTCAGAGGTTAAACGAAGAATTCTGCTTGGAACCTATGCCCTTTCAGCAGGGTACCACGACAAATACTATTTAAAAGCTCTGAAGGTCAGGACTCTTGTGAAGCAGGACTTCGACAGTGTGCTCTCAAAATTTGATGTGCTTATGGCTCCAACCATGCCGACCCCTGCTTTTAAAATAGGAGAAAAGATCGAGGATCCGCTCACCCTCTACCTTTCAGACGTAAATACCTGCCCAATAAATCTTGCAGGAGTCCCATCAATTTCCGTGCCATGCGGTTTCACTGACGGCCTGCCAATAGGGCTTCAGATAATTGGGAGACCTTTTGACGAGCCTACTGTACTGCGTGCGGCATATACTTTTGAGCAGAATACCGATTATCACACAAAGAGACCCCCGGAGGTGGCATAA
- a CDS encoding nitrilase-related carbon-nitrogen hydrolase has product MTNVKAACIQMNISLCSKQENLERALDLGEEAVSKEAELLVYPEVFSTGFCYDRIEEVAETVSGPTLEALCDFSKEYRCILTGSMIEKREMEGVSKERQLPSQFNLGFCIESGKLAGVHRKTQLYGPEKEYFALGDRIHPIRLQKHGLSIGLIVCNELRYPEVARKLTLEGADLLVSAAEIPDFYLYPWRIMSLSRAIENQLPHIACNRVGKDRYSNYPGGSFIADGWGRILAEAGEKECILLGEIDLEEAKKIRQTGSILEDRRPELY; this is encoded by the coding sequence GTGACTAACGTGAAAGCCGCCTGCATCCAGATGAATATCTCACTTTGCTCAAAACAGGAAAATCTTGAGCGCGCCCTCGACCTGGGCGAAGAAGCGGTTTCTAAAGAGGCGGAGTTGCTCGTTTATCCAGAAGTTTTCTCAACAGGATTTTGTTATGACCGGATAGAGGAAGTGGCTGAGACGGTCTCAGGTCCTACGCTGGAAGCTTTATGTGATTTTTCAAAAGAATATAGGTGTATTCTTACAGGCTCAATGATAGAAAAGAGAGAAATGGAAGGCGTAAGTAAAGAAAGACAGCTTCCTTCTCAGTTCAACCTCGGTTTTTGCATAGAATCCGGAAAGCTTGCAGGCGTACACAGGAAAACTCAGCTTTATGGTCCTGAAAAAGAATATTTTGCACTTGGGGACCGGATACACCCCATTAGGCTGCAGAAACATGGACTTTCCATAGGGCTCATAGTCTGTAACGAACTCCGGTATCCGGAGGTAGCCCGAAAACTGACACTTGAAGGAGCTGACCTGCTGGTTTCAGCTGCTGAAATACCAGATTTTTATCTATATCCCTGGCGAATTATGTCTTTATCTCGGGCAATTGAAAATCAGCTGCCTCATATCGCCTGCAACAGGGTGGGAAAAGACAGATACTCAAATTATCCAGGTGGCTCTTTTATTGCTGACGGATGGGGTCGGATTCTGGCAGAAGCTGGAGAAAAAGAATGTATTCTTCTCGGAGAAATCGATCTTGAGGAAGCAAAAAAAATCAGACAAACTGGCTCGATTCTGGAAGACCGTAGACCTGAACTTTATTAA
- a CDS encoding dihydrofolate reductase family protein — MKENIPRIRFYIACSLDSFIAREDGSIDWLTKYDNNPETDYGYSEFYSSIGTILMGRKTYEQVLSFGNWPYGDKKSYVFTRQNEPLHREKNVEFVSGNVGEFVRWLKKSTDEDIWLVGGSQLIKTFLEENLVEDLIVTIVPIILGGGIPLFDRIGKEIRLKTGRVERYENGLVGVEYEIQGWAQK, encoded by the coding sequence TTGAAAGAAAATATACCCAGAATTAGATTCTATATCGCCTGCAGCCTCGACAGCTTCATAGCCCGAGAAGACGGCAGTATAGACTGGTTAACAAAATATGATAACAATCCTGAAACGGACTACGGCTATTCCGAATTCTATTCCTCTATAGGAACAATCCTGATGGGCAGAAAAACCTATGAACAGGTTCTGAGCTTTGGAAACTGGCCTTATGGGGATAAAAAGTCATATGTTTTCACACGACAGAACGAGCCCTTGCACCGGGAAAAAAACGTAGAATTTGTCTCCGGGAATGTCGGGGAATTTGTTCGCTGGCTTAAGAAAAGTACTGATGAAGATATCTGGCTCGTTGGTGGATCACAGCTTATAAAGACATTCCTTGAAGAAAATCTGGTCGAAGATCTGATTGTTACTATTGTTCCCATTATTCTTGGAGGTGGGATTCCACTTTTTGATCGGATTGGGAAAGAAATAAGATTAAAGACCGGAAGGGTTGAAAGATATGAGAACGGACTGGTGGGAGTGGAGTACGAGATCCAGGGATGGGCACAAAAATAG
- a CDS encoding thymidylate synthase codes for MENNFEIGRIIRAKNISDAWYRGLNIIWNHGKMITDERGSQIREFMNLMIVIEDPYTDRIPHDIAWNEERLEEYAKQLISGENVQDFEYTYGQRLRNWSGEVDQIKYVIEKLQETPTSRRAIAVTWIPSVDTKVNEVPCMILDDFKIRDGKIHLTTLFRSHDFGGAYPANLYGLSKLLEYVADRVGAEPGTITTVSISAHIYDHDWDLIENIVKGVN; via the coding sequence ATGGAAAACAATTTTGAGATTGGCAGGATCATCAGAGCTAAAAATATATCTGATGCATGGTACCGTGGGCTTAACATTATCTGGAACCACGGGAAGATGATTACCGATGAAAGGGGAAGCCAGATAAGGGAATTCATGAATCTGATGATAGTTATTGAAGATCCTTATACTGATAGAATCCCGCACGATATTGCCTGGAATGAGGAAAGGCTTGAGGAGTATGCAAAGCAGCTTATCTCAGGTGAAAACGTACAGGACTTTGAGTACACTTACGGACAACGCCTTAGAAACTGGAGCGGGGAAGTGGACCAGATAAAATATGTAATCGAAAAGCTGCAGGAAACCCCGACATCAAGGAGAGCAATAGCAGTCACATGGATTCCATCAGTAGATACTAAGGTTAACGAAGTCCCCTGCATGATTCTGGATGACTTTAAGATAAGAGATGGAAAGATTCACCTTACTACTCTCTTTAGAAGCCACGATTTTGGTGGAGCTTATCCAGCAAACCTTTACGGGCTCTCGAAACTCCTCGAGTATGTAGCCGATAGGGTTGGAGCCGAGCCAGGCACAATCACTACAGTTAGTATCTCAGCGCATATCTATGACCATGATTGGGATCTGATAGAAAACATCGTAAAAGGGGTAAACTGA
- the gatC gene encoding Asp-tRNA(Asn)/Glu-tRNA(Gln) amidotransferase subunit GatC, whose translation MITKEDVKHIGWLARIDISEQETVEYMEKLNSVLGYFGQLDELKTEDVAPTYHVAEIYNVFREDVVGKSIPQEVVLSNTENKQDGAFRVPKIG comes from the coding sequence ATGATCACAAAAGAAGATGTAAAACACATCGGCTGGCTTGCTCGTATTGATATCAGCGAACAGGAGACAGTCGAATATATGGAAAAACTTAACTCAGTATTGGGATACTTCGGACAGCTTGATGAACTGAAGACCGAAGATGTAGCTCCCACTTATCACGTGGCTGAGATATATAACGTATTCAGGGAAGATGTGGTTGGAAAATCCATCCCGCAGGAAGTTGTTCTTTCCAACACCGAAAACAAACAGGATGGGGCTTTCAGAGTTCCGAAAATTGGCTGA
- the aroA gene encoding 3-phosphoshikimate 1-carboxyvinyltransferase, whose translation MRVSIDKSSIKGEVFAPSSKSYTHRAITLAALSKESIVRRPLISADTLATIRASELFGALIERMEDKLIIHGNNGKPKVPDDVINAANSGTTLRFMTAVAALTEGTTVLTGDASLRTRPNGPLLEALNKLGVKACSTRGNERAPLVVKGGIKGQEVSIDGTISSQFISALLIICPLAENSTTLSIKGQLKSRPYIDITLEMLELAGAKIHTDESNGIRFIIPGKQKYDLKDYIVPGDFSSASYLLAAAAMVGESEVTVKNLFPSRQGDEVIIETLRQMGADIVWDKEAGNVTVRGGRKLKAITFDAGATPDLVPTIAVLAAVAEGTSRIENAEHVRYKETDRLRALATELPKLGVDLKEERDSLTITGGKLKGAQVHGWDDHRIVMALTLAGMVAGNTTIDTTESVSISYPDFFKDMRGLGARIKDISEE comes from the coding sequence ATGCGTGTTTCTATCGACAAATCTTCAATTAAAGGGGAGGTTTTTGCTCCATCTTCAAAGAGTTACACTCACAGGGCTATAACTCTGGCAGCTCTCTCAAAAGAATCAATTGTCAGACGTCCTCTGATATCAGCCGATACCCTTGCTACAATCAGGGCTTCTGAATTATTTGGAGCTTTGATTGAGAGAATGGAAGACAAGCTTATTATCCATGGTAATAATGGGAAACCCAAAGTCCCTGATGATGTGATCAATGCCGCAAATTCAGGGACAACCCTTCGCTTTATGACTGCAGTAGCAGCCCTTACTGAAGGGACTACAGTGCTTACAGGCGATGCTTCCCTTCGCACCAGACCAAACGGACCTCTTCTTGAGGCTCTCAATAAATTGGGAGTAAAAGCCTGTTCCACGCGAGGGAATGAGAGAGCTCCGCTTGTAGTTAAAGGGGGAATAAAAGGGCAGGAAGTGAGTATTGACGGTACTATTAGTTCCCAGTTTATCTCAGCCCTCCTCATAATCTGCCCACTTGCTGAAAACAGCACCACTCTTTCCATTAAAGGTCAACTTAAATCAAGACCTTACATTGATATAACCCTTGAGATGCTTGAACTGGCAGGCGCTAAAATCCATACAGATGAGAGTAATGGTATCAGATTTATAATACCGGGCAAACAGAAGTATGACCTCAAAGATTACATCGTTCCAGGTGACTTCTCCTCTGCATCCTATCTGCTCGCAGCCGCAGCTATGGTCGGCGAATCAGAAGTTACAGTCAAAAATCTTTTCCCTTCAAGACAGGGAGATGAGGTAATTATTGAGACTTTGAGACAGATGGGAGCAGATATAGTCTGGGATAAAGAAGCAGGTAATGTGACCGTCAGGGGGGGAAGAAAATTAAAAGCTATAACCTTTGATGCAGGGGCAACTCCTGATCTTGTGCCGACCATTGCTGTTCTGGCTGCAGTTGCCGAGGGAACGAGCAGGATTGAAAACGCTGAGCATGTCAGATATAAGGAAACTGACCGTCTGCGCGCCCTTGCAACCGAACTTCCAAAGCTTGGGGTAGACCTTAAGGAGGAAAGGGACAGCCTGACCATCACTGGCGGGAAACTTAAGGGAGCACAGGTTCACGGTTGGGATGACCACAGGATCGTTATGGCACTTACCCTGGCAGGAATGGTTGCAGGAAACACAACTATTGATACAACTGAATCCGTTTCTATCTCTTACCCGGATTTCTTTAAAGATATGCGCGGTCTTGGAGCAAGAATTAAGGATATTTCAGAAGAATAA